DNA from Catenulispora sp. MAP5-51:
GTCAGCTTGCTGCGGCCGCGTGCGTCCACCAGCACGTTGTCCGGCTTGTAGTCGCGGTGCACCACGCCCCGGTCGTGGGCGGCGGCGAGCCCCAGCAGCGACCCGCGCAGCAGCGACAGGGCCGCCTCCGGCGAGCCGTGGCCGCGGCCCAGCAGCGTCCGCAGTGTCGGTCCCTCGACCGCCTCCATCACCAGCGCGACGCCCCGGCCGTCGGGGGCGATCACGAGCCCGTACACCTCGACCACGTTCGGGTCCCGCACCAGCGCCATGAGCTCGGCCTCGCGCCGGAAGCGCTCGGCGAAGACATGGTCCCCCACCAGGCGCGCAGCCAGGTATTTGATCGCCACCAGCCGTCCGCCCGCGTCCTCGCGCGCGAGGACGACGCGCCCCGTGGCCCCCGAGCCCAGCTCCCGGATCTCCGTGTAACCAGGCGCCGCCCAATCCCCTGATTCGCTCACCCTGACACGCTGTCACGACAGGGTGACTTCGACCAGTTGTCGCGGGTTGCGGAACGGTCTCAGGGGTCGTTGAAACCCCTAACGCTGCCCGGTGTGCAACGCCGTCTGCGCCCGGGACAACCCCTGCTCGACCAACATCTCCACCGCGTCCGCGCACCGGTCGAGCAAAGCGGGCATCTGCTCCCGCTCCGCGTCGGCGAACTTCCCGAGCACGAACCGGCCCATCTTCTGCCCCTTCGCCGGCCGCCCGACGCCGAACCGCAGCCGCGTGTACTCGTGGCTCTTCACGGTGTCCGACACCGACCGCACCCCGTTGTGGCCGCCCGCGCCCCCGCCGCGCTTGAGCAACACCTTCCCGAAGGGGAAGTCCAGATCGTCCTGCACCACGACCATCCGCATCGCCCCCACCCGCCGCGCCCGCATCAACGCCGCGACCGGCCCGCCCGACTTGTTGATGTTCCACAGCGGCTTGGCCAGCACGACCGGCTGCCCGGCCAGCTCGATCTCCGCGACCCGGCACCGCGGTCCGGCCCAGCGGAACCTGGCGCCGACGCGCTCCGCGAGATGTTCGACCACTGAGAAGCCCGCGTTGTGGCGCGTTCCGGCGAACCAGAATCCGCCGTTGCCGAGGCCGACGATCAACCAGGTCTGGCAGGTCTGGCCCGATGGGCCCGTCTCATCCGAGGTCACGGCTGAACCTTACTGATCCGGACTCCATGGGTGGGTCGGGGCTGCACTGATCCGGCGCCCCACCGATCCGGACGGCTTAACCGGATGCCCGATCCCCCGAACCCTGCGACACTCGCGCCATGGGTGGTGAGTACTGGCGAGCCGAGCCCGACGGTCCCGCGCGCGAGCGCGTCGTGACCCTGGACGTCCCCGGCCGCGCCGAACCACTACCGCTGGTCAGCGCGGAAGGCGTGTTCGGCGCCCAGCGCGTGGACCGGGGCACCGGCATCCTGGTCCGGCACGCGCCGGCCCCCGCGGCGTGCACCGGCGTCGTCGATCTGGGGTGCGGCTACGGCCCGATCGCCGTGGCGATGGGCGTGCGGCAGCCCGACGCCGGGCTGTGGGCCGTGGACGTCAACCGGCGCGCCCTGGCCCTGACCGCGCGCAACGCCGCCTCGGCCGGCGCGCGCAACGTCGTCGTCGCCGAACCGGAGACGGTGCCGGCGGCCCTGCGCTTCGACCGCATCTACTCGCATCCGCCGGTCAAGATCGGCCGCTCCTCGATGCAGGAGCTGCTCGACAGCTGGCTGCGCCGCCTGGCCCACGGCGGCGACGCCTACCTCGTCCTGAAACAGTCGATGGGCGCCGACGCCCTGCGCACCTGGCTCACCGACACCGGTTTCCCGGCCGAGCGCGCGGCGTCGAAGCAGGGATACCGCCTGTTGCACGTGTCGGCGAACCAGGACAGCGCACAGCAACCCGCCGGTCTGACCCCCGACGACCTCCGCGCCGTCAACCGCGCCACCGGACGTTCCTGGACCGTGCTCGGACGCCTGGCCGGCGGGCGCACCGACAGCGTCCAGCTCCTCGGTTCCGGCGACGACCGGGCCGTGGCGAAGGTCAAGGACGGCGCGTGGTGGGGCCCGCAACTCGAAGCCCTGGAACCGTTGGCCGCCGCGCTGAGCGCGGCCGGCTATCCGACGCCGCCGATCCTCGCCCACGGCCCGCTCGGCGTCGGACATGAAGGCGGCGAGCGCCACTTCCTGGTCACCGCCTTCGCCCCCGACGCCGAGCAGGCCCCGCCGTCCCCCGACGTCCTCGCCCGAGCAGCCGCCGCCATCGAGTTGCAAGCCGACGTCCGGCCGCGCCCCGACCGGGACTGGTCGGCGATGATCACCCTGTTCCTGAACGGCGGCATCACCGAGCACGAGTTCCACCCGGACCTGGCCGGCCTCGCCGCGCGCGCCCTCGCGCTGGTCCCGCATCCGGTCCCGGCACTGCCGAGCACGGAGTTCGTCCACGGCGACCTCAGCATCGCGAATCTGCTCGCCCGCGGCGGCGCGCTGTCGGCCGTCATCGACCTGGAGGGCTTCGGCCGGGGCACGCGCACCATCGATCTGACGGCCCTGCTGGCCTCGGTGATCGGCGGCGCGCCGAGGACCGCCGTCGACAGCCTGGCGCGCGCCGCCGTCGCCGCGTCCGACGAGGCGACGTTCCGCGCATGCCTGGCGCATCGCGTCCTGGCGCAGCTGCTGTCCGCCGGCAGTGATCCGGCACGGATCGTGGCGGCTTCGGAGCGTGCCCGGCTTCTGCTCGCGCTGGCGGACTGAAGCCTTAGCCCAGCGGCTGACGCTTCAGCCCAGCAACCGCTGTTCCTTGGCCACCGCAACGGCTCCAGCGCGCGTATCCACCCCGAGCTTGTCGTAGATGCGCCCGAGGTGGGTCTTCACCGTGGCCTCGCTGATGAACAACTGCTTCGCGATGTCGCGGTTCCCGAGCCCCTGCGCCAGCTGCGCGAGGATGCCCTTCTCCCGGTCGGTGAGCGCGGGTCTCGGCGAGCGCATCCGCGCCAGCATGCGGCTGGCGACCGGCGGGGACAGCACGGTGCGGCCCGCGGCGGCGGCCCGGATGGCGGCGTAGAGCTCGTCCGGCGGTTCGGCTTTCAGCAGGTAGCCGGTGGCGCCCGCTTCGACGGCGCGGGTGATGTCGGCGTCGGTGTCGTAGGTGGTGAGAACCAGGATGCGGGGCGTGTCAGGGGTCAGATTCGAGGTGCGGATGCGTCGGGTGGCCTCCGCCCCGTCGATGCCGGTGCAGCAGAACCCGACCCTGAAGGACATCCCCGGCACCCTGTTCCTGGCCGGCGGCGTCCCCGTCGACAGCAGCAACGCCCCGATCGCCGGCATCGGCGTGGCCGGCGCGCCGAGCGGCACGATGGACGAGACTTACGCTCAGGCCGGGGCCGA
Protein-coding regions in this window:
- the pth gene encoding aminoacyl-tRNA hydrolase, which produces MTSDETGPSGQTCQTWLIVGLGNGGFWFAGTRHNAGFSVVEHLAERVGARFRWAGPRCRVAEIELAGQPVVLAKPLWNINKSGGPVAALMRARRVGAMRMVVVQDDLDFPFGKVLLKRGGGAGGHNGVRSVSDTVKSHEYTRLRFGVGRPAKGQKMGRFVLGKFADAEREQMPALLDRCADAVEMLVEQGLSRAQTALHTGQR
- a CDS encoding methyltransferase, which translates into the protein MGGEYWRAEPDGPARERVVTLDVPGRAEPLPLVSAEGVFGAQRVDRGTGILVRHAPAPAACTGVVDLGCGYGPIAVAMGVRQPDAGLWAVDVNRRALALTARNAASAGARNVVVAEPETVPAALRFDRIYSHPPVKIGRSSMQELLDSWLRRLAHGGDAYLVLKQSMGADALRTWLTDTGFPAERAASKQGYRLLHVSANQDSAQQPAGLTPDDLRAVNRATGRSWTVLGRLAGGRTDSVQLLGSGDDRAVAKVKDGAWWGPQLEALEPLAAALSAAGYPTPPILAHGPLGVGHEGGERHFLVTAFAPDAEQAPPSPDVLARAAAAIELQADVRPRPDRDWSAMITLFLNGGITEHEFHPDLAGLAARALALVPHPVPALPSTEFVHGDLSIANLLARGGALSAVIDLEGFGRGTRTIDLTALLASVIGGAPRTAVDSLARAAVAASDEATFRACLAHRVLAQLLSAGSDPARIVAASERARLLLALAD